Within Ascochyta rabiei chromosome 4, complete sequence, the genomic segment TATTGAGGAAAACAAGCCCAGGAACAACTGGGAGGTAGATCAAGGTTTAAGTATAGCTAGTAGCCATCTTAACCAGTATCTGTACCAGTTAGGAGCTAGCCGTGCTGATCTTAGAAGAATGCGTAAGTAACCTTCCTTATATGGACAAGCTCTGTACCTACCTTGTACCTGATAAGAACAGGGCAGGGAAGATCTTCTGGAGCTTAATTCTTGCGCTGGTGGATCTGCTCTGTGGCGCACGAGTTTTCGATAGGTGAGCCACTGGCGTTCTGCCACCATCAAATCAGTAATCAAGGTTAGTTAAGTTACGCTACACTACAGAAAGAAAGGGAAAGAAAAGCCGATGAAGTAGATGGATTGAAAAAGAGAGAGTGGAGAGAGTCTCCAACACCAATCTAACAGAAAGAGAGAAGCTAATAGAAAACACAACTTTACTGgtagaatttaattattagaaAGAGACATAGTTTAAAATGAAAAGAGTAAAGAGAAGTGAATAGCAAAGAATTGAATTCTCTAATTACTGCAATCTTACTATGTTACGTGGGCTACCTAAATAACTAACCAACTAAATGACTTACTGCACTGCATTCTACTACACTGCATTCTACTGCACTCCACCTCTGCCTTCACCTCCGCCTGCAAGCAATCAAGTCGAGTTGAGCTGGACTAGAaaaagaaagagagagagagaagcCAATCAAAAGTCGGAAAAAGAGAGGGGAGAGGGAGTATCCAATGCCGATCCAATGGGAATGGAGATGCCAATAGAAAATAATACATATGGATATTTCTCGGGGGGTAAACATGAACGATTCATTCGcaaaggaaagaaagaagTGGCAATAAGATCAAGGTGGAAAGAGCTGGGCAGTGAACAAGGAAAATCGCGTCTGATCCAATGTATGTTATTCATGAtgctttttcttcttcttcggtAACCAAATTTGTAAGCAAGCAAGCAGCCAAGAAACAAAATGCCGGTAAATAGAATTGGGGGCGCGGGCCCAATGTAGCTGTAGGCTGTAGTATACTGATTCTCTACCCTCGTAGCATCATTCTTCGTAGGCGTCGTACGTCGTAAAGTCCATCCTGTGCTGTGGGTGCCGTGTGTGCTGGCCGTAAACGTCATCATCTTTCGTAGTGGGTTGTGTCGCAGGTTGTGTCGTTTACGAGTGTATTGCTAATGAGCGGTAGGTGCGTTACGTTGTCGTGGCGTGGATCGTGGTGCGTTGTGTAGTAGGGTATTCACTGGCCCACGAGGATCTCAACGTTGGATTGCGAAGAGAGCTCGTCACTGCCGCGGCCCTGGTGGCCGTTCTGGCGGGGGCGGCTGAAGCCTTGTCCTCGCTCTGGCAGCGGTCCGCGAGGCTGCCTCGATGGACGGTCGTCGTAGTTGGAGCTGAAGGCACGGTGACCACCGATGGGGCCGGGATTCTCCCAAGAAGTCATCTGGCGCAGCGAACGGGGGCTGCTGCCGCTCTGCCCAAAGGTGCCTCCCAGTGTCATGCGCTCCAGCTGCCTCTCGAGCAGGCCGTCATCTCGTTGTGGCATGGAGCCTGCTGTGGGTGTGCCGTTGGGGTTGGTGTTGCTGCCGCTGAAGCCAAGACCCTCCAGAGAGATGCCACCAGGACGTCCCACCGGGTGGCTTGCGGTCGAGGGCGCTGGCGAGGGCGTGTACGAGCGGAGGTCGGCGTACGACTTGGCGCCTCGAAGGTTGGGCACTGCGTTCAGACCGCCTGGGGAATCCGGGAAACCGAGCAGACTCGAGGCCTGTCTACCGAAAGCACTGTAGAAACCCTCGGATGCACGAACGTCGCTGAAGTCCGTGGTCGCAGCACGGTTGAGGCCACGGCGCCCTGGCTGCTCGGTGGGATGGCTGGTGGGCATCTGCGGCATGGGCGGGCTGAGGCCCTGGTTGTTGTGTACTTTGAAGATGTGGACCTGGCGGGTGTCGCCGGAGCCCTTGGACACGTGAGCCAAGTCGAGCTGATGGGCCAGGGTGTGGATGATGCGGCGCTGAGGGGGTGCCAAGGACGAGGGGAAGGTCATGCTGTCGCGCTCAGGTGACTCCTTGAACAGGAGCAGCTGAGAGTAGAACTGCAGGATCTGCGGGTCGTTCAGGTCGACGTCGACAGGGGCACTGGCGACGCGTTCGGACGCGCCGTTGTGGGCCATGCCCATCTTCTGCTGGCGCATAGCAGAAACAGGGGACGGAGAGGCGGCAGGGATGTGGGAGTGCGATGCAAGCGAGCCAAAGGAGGCCTGCGAGTGCAGCTGTCCTCCGAGCGGGCGGTGCTGCTCCTCGAGTTGGCCGCGGCGCTCACGCTTCTCACGCTCGATACGCTCACGCTCAGCGAGGGGGAGCATCTTCTTGTACTCGACGCGCAGCTTCCGGCCGTTGAGCTCGAAGTGGTTCATCGACTCGATGACGGTAGCCGTCTCCTCGGCGGTGGTGAAGTTTGCAAAAGCGAGACCCCTGAAGACGCCGTTGTCGAAGTGGTAGTTGAAGGCATAGGGCAGGGGCAGACGCAGGTCCGTCATCAGCTGGACCAGCTGCTCCTTCTTGACGGCGAAGGGGATGTTTTTGATGACGATGGCGGTGGGGATGAGCTCCTCGTCGACGTCGTGGCCGTAGCCGGTGTTGAGCATGGCGCTCGCGTTGCCGTTGCCCAGGCCGGGGAGGGCGAAGCTGGGCAGGCCCTggggttgttgttgttgctgttgctgctgctgttgttgttgttgttgttgttgttgttgttgttgcggCGGCTCCATCCATCCCTGGCAGTGTCAGCGCGGTGTCAATGATGATAAGGAGGGTGGTGGGATCTTACGGCAGGCAGGGCGCTGCGTCCGCCTCCGCGCGTCTGCGACTTCATGCGTTGGCCAGCAGCTCCGCCGAGCGACCCCAGGCTGTTCTGGGCAAAGGCATTCGTGTTCCAGCCCTGGTGTGGGGCCATATCGTAGGCATAGGCGGAGGCGGCGTGGACGGTGTTGTTCAGGCGGTCGTTGTAGGGGCGTTGCTGGTCGTAGGGGCGCTGGTGGTCGTCGTGCTGGGGGTACAGGCTGCTCTGGCCGAGCTGTTGCTGGTAGGCGTCGAACTGGCGCGAGGGCATTCTGTTGAGGGTGCCCGGCTGGTTGCGGTGCGAGCCGGGCGACCGCGACGACTGCTGGTCGTAGGTCGAGTACATGATGGGGTTGTCGTGGACAGGGCGATGTCTGCGGTGATGAAAATAATCAGGGCTCAAGGGACCATGGGTGCCAAGAGGCGCGAGTCGTAGCGGACAGGGTCCGCAGATGAGGGCGCGAGGGGTGCACGGCGGGCGGAGCGTCTGGCACGCAGGGCCGCTGCGTCGAGGGCTGGAATAGGGGAAGACAGCTCACGGAGCGCGGGCAGGCGGGTTGACGGTGaacgtgggcgtgggcgtgggcgtgggcgtggtcgtggtcgtgggtGGACCGTGGACGTGCTTGGGTGCTGTGCTGCGTGCTTTGGCGTGGAGCCGGGTTGCGGAGCCCAGCTCGTCTTCTCCTGGCGACAGCTGCGAAGGCTGCTAATGAGCCGGCTCTCGGGTGGGTCACACTGCACAGGCGCCGGGCTAAGCTAAGCAGATGTCAGCGAGCTCAGTGGCCGCCAAACACACGCGTCGAGTCAACGGCGCAAGGGGCTGCGTGAGGGGGCAGGCTGTCAGACGCGCAGAGCGGCAGAGGGCAGGACAGGAGGGCGGGCGTTTGCGTGTGCTGCGAATTTCTGTTCGCTCGAGCCCACTAACGGCGGGGAGGCGGCTGCGATGCCTGCGACGCCTGCAGGAAAAAGCGCGAGACGTTTGTTTGGGCCGGCACCGCAGGCTCAACACtcagcacccagcacccacACCCAGCACCCGCACCCAGCACCCACACCCTGGCAGCACACAGCACCACGGGCGCACACGTTTGACTGTGACTGCCTTTGACTGCCTCCAACCCAACGTTTCAGTCAgagaggcggcggcggcggcagcagcagcagcagcgagaGACGTGTACTTGCATCCATCATTGGCTCTCACCACACGCATACCTCTCGCTGCCGTGTGGTCCTTTCGCTGCCGTGTGGTGTGCAGCTGGACGCTGGACGCTGGATGCTGGACGCTGGACGCTGGATGCTGGACGCTGGACGCTGGATGCTGGACGCTGGACGCTTTTCGTGCAAGCATCATGTGTCCAACGCCTAACAACGCGTGCAATCAACAGCCCTGTTCTGTTCTGTTCTGTTCTGTTCTGTTCTGTTCTGTTCTGTTCTGTTCTGTTCTGTTCTGTTCTGTTCTGTTCTGTTCTGttctgcctgcctgcctcctgcctgcctgcctgcctgcctgcaaAAGCATCCCTGCTGCCTGTCGAGCACCTCCAACCTGCAGCGCTGACCAGGTTCGCGCTTCACATCGCACCCTGCCCGCACAGCATGGCTCACAGCGTGTTTCGACTCCATGCCAGCACCGGCCCGATTCCTTCTGCTGGCTTCTGGAAGTCAACGGGCCGCCCATGGCTCGCGCCGTCACCTGTAGCTCGCTCACCAACCTGCCCAAGCCCCTATCGTTGTCGATGCTGCTTTTGTCCTTGCCGCACACCGGCACCTCTCTTCTCACTTTCGCCTTCGTGCGTCTGCTGGTCGGCGACAAACTCCCCCTTCCCACCACCGTCTGTCTTGACGCCACCGCCAAACGGTAAGGGTGTGCTGCGAACCTTGGGACGGTGCACGAGGCCCATTGCACGGCCTCTGGCGCCCGGGTGGTGGCATCAGCTGCCCTTGCCACCGAGCAATGTCCAGGTCACATCTCGTCTCTCCGTGCTCTCCGTGCTCTCCGTGCAGCTCAGGAGCAAGGCAAGATTGGCCGTTAGATGCGAGGCTGCCAGAACTTTCTGACTCTCGAGGCAACGACTGCGCACTGCAGATGCATGcatcgtcatcatcatcatcatcatcacgTTGGGCTCACGGCTCGCTCCACCTGCACGTCGACACGAAAGGAGTCACGCTGAGCCGAGATTCTGGTCGCACAGCGTGCTGCACTGCATTTGATTCGATGAGCTAGTGTCAAGAGACTGCCCCGAGCGATCACCACCGCTTCCCGCTTTTCTGTTCTTTCCGACTGGCTGTATGCATCCAAGAGGCACTGCTACCATCGCTTGGCTGCATTGCATACAGGTCACGTTATCTGTTGCGAGCAGCACAGCCTCGTTGCACCTGTCACTGTAGCCGGccgctgtcgctgtcgtgAGAGCTTGCATCGACGTTGCACAACCCTGTGTATCTGTGACCAGAGTTCAGTTCAAACATGGCTTATCCTTGCCCTCACGCCTCTGCTATGGAATCGGCGGGAATCTCATCGTGGCGTGTCAAGTGCGGCGGTGCTCTGATGATATCCAGAAGTCGTGTCTGCCAACGCTCACTCGTCGAAATCCAAGATTCGTGACCACTCCCTCTCACCCACTTTGCGAAATTCTGCACCAGCGGTGAACTGCCCGGCGCCCTCCCAAGCTTGCATGGTCGCTTGGTCGTACGGCCCGTTGACGTCTCCTTCTGGCGCATGGAGCCAGTGGAACTCCCACTGCACCTCCCCCGCGTGTGGGTTCTTCCAGTCTTCACCTGTGTCGCGCTTGTACAGCCGCATGATCATCTCGCGCTCGAGCTCGTAGATGTCCTCCATGCCTCGGTCCTCTAGACGGCTGGCGCACTCTGTGATGGAGTCGATGGCCTCCTTTGCCTTGGCCGCCGCGGCTGCCTGAGCTGGGTCTTCGTCCACTTCCATCTCTtggcccttcttcttcttgctgtACCTCGGCTTCTGCTTCTTGGGCGCTGCTTTGCCGTAGCGCACCAGTGCCTCCATCGGTGTCTCGCCAACGTCCAGCCGCGCAATCAGGTTCGACAAGACATCGCTCGTGATGATGGAGTCCTCCGCTCGTTCACGCGCTTTCTGTTCAGCGTCCCGCATGTCCTGCGCTTCCTTGGCCCGCTTCATGTCCTTCTTCGATATGCCTTCTAGCCACGAATCCTGACCAGCTTCTGGGTCGTAGGCTTTACGCACAAAGTTGCCAGCCTCGTCGAAGCGACCGTCTTCTTGTTCCGCGCTCATGTTGAAGGCGTCGAGCTTGGGCGCATGTTTCTTCTTCCCGCCAGCACCGATCTCTTCATCCACGTCCGAGTCGATGCGGTCGCGatcctcgtcgtcgccgctCTCACTGCTGCTCTCCACATCGGCCGTGTCTTTGTTTTTGCCCGTGAAGTCTACCGCAACATGGCCACCAGCTTTGCTCTCAGCCTCTTGTCCTTCGATCTCGTCCATGTCCAAGAACCGCAgctgcttcttcttggtCTCATCTCGCCGTGTatcctcgtcctcctcgtTGTTTTTATCGTCTTCTGCAAACATGTCGTCGTCATCCTCTTCCGGCGGTGCTACTTTCTTGTTCCTGGCTTCTGCGCGGGAATCGAAGTTTTCGGTGGAGCTGTCTGAATCGTAGCCGTCAATGTTGACTGCATTGCGCTTGATACCGGCCCCCTTTCCAATCACGTCTGCTTCGAGCGCAGgatcctcctcctcgtctgCATCTTGCACAAGCGTGGAGGGGTTCCGTGGATCAAAACGAGGCTTCTTTGCTGACGGTTCGCCAGCATCCAGGTGGTGTGTGCGTGTGAAGTGGTCGCCGTCGCGCTTTGGACGCACAGGATTAAATTTGCCGCTGGAACTTGCCATGGTGCAGGATGTGTGTGCCAAAAGACTCAAGATTGGAGTCGTGAATGCGAGGAGCCTGGTGACGTCTGAGAGCTTCAGCACGGGCTTTCACGCGCCTGCGCGACCGGTTTGAACAGTCAGCCGTTCCATCTTCACCTGCAGTTCGTCATTGTCCATCTATCACTTTCGATAATCTGCCACCAGACTCCTCTATAACGCACAGGCTCTCCACCACCAAAGCAACTCCCAACACTCTCTATTGAAGCTGTTTCTTGCCTAGTTGGGTGCGACTTCCTACTCCATGGCAAGTCCTACCCCACCACTCCCAGCTACCTCCACTAACACACCCAGTTCAACCCCAACTTCTACGGCGAAGACGACCCCATGGCTGCGTACCAGGCGCTGCGTCGTGGCGGTCCTAGGCGCTTTGACGAGTATTTCCGCTGCTATCCTATTGCCATGCTGCCTGGCCCGGACCGCGCGGATGCGAACCACGGCGGCAAAGTGTTTCTACCACCCAGCGCTCTCGACAAGCTCACACGACTACACATTACATACCCTATGCTCTTCGAGCTAATCAACGGTGCGCAAGACGGAAAGAAGACACATGCCGGTGTGCTGGAGTTCATTGCGGAGGAAGGCAAGATCTACCTGCCGTACTGGGTACGTTGTCAATACAGCAATGACCAAACGGTGTACTGACGGCCCACCACAGATAATGCAGACACTCCTGCTTGAACCTGGCGATCTACTACAAGTCAAGTCCACTGACATCCCCCTCGGAACCTTCATCAAGCTGCAGCCGCAAGATTCGTCCTTTCTCGAGATCTCAGACCCCAAAGCGGTCCTTGAGAACGCCTTCCGGAACTTCGCATGTCTGACCAAGGGCGACATATTCACGTTCGGCTACAACGACAGTGTGTACAGTGTTGCCGTACTCGAAGCTAAACCAGAACACCCTAGCCAGGCGGTATGCACCATAGAAACGGACTTGTCTGTCGACTTCGCACCGCCCGTGGGCTACAAGGAGCCTGAGAGGACGAGTGGGACCAGCACGCCGCGAAGTGTTATGGCTGGCAAGGGTGGAACACTGCACTCTCAGGGCACCATGGCACAGGCCATCAACTACGCCGCGATTGCGCCCTCAGCATCAACTGCCGCTGCCGGCGCGAAGGCTGTATCCTCCAACTTCCTCACTGGTGGTCACAAGCTGTCCAAGAAGGGTAGCAAGGCACCGACACCACAAGCTTCCACACCCATTGCCGGACAGTCCACGAACCCACCACCAACAGTACGACGCACAAACGGCCCGCAGCCGCTGCGACTGGCCCCCGGCAAGCTCTTCTTCGGCTACGAGATTAAGCCCGTCAAGAACAAGGAAGGAGCAGACGAGGGCGAGCAGAAGCAGTCGAAGCACTTCGATGGCGCGGGAAACACGCTGcggaagaagaagggcgacAAATAGGATGGCTGGACGGACGGTAGATGAGACACGATGCATTGCAAGGCGCTAGCGTGGGAGCCAACTCGAGAGGCATACGGCGTTTCTGGGATACCTTACGATCTGCTTCAATTCACACTTCACTTCTACAATAAATCCTGAGACGAGATGCTTCTGCTGGCTGACTTTGACACAGTACGATATCCGACTGCCTAGACCCTCAAAGACCAGCAAGACACTGCGCCAACGCAACGTCATCTGCACGCATATCTGGCGATGACACCAAGTATCGTATCAAAAGTCCAAAGCTGACCCCTAGAAGACCCTCAGGCTCTCAACGGTGAAAGCTCAGCAGCGCACAACCACACCCTAGACCTCATCAGGCTCCGACTTGACATAATCaaccttctcttcctcatCCTTAGCATCACTCTCCTCAGGCGTTTGGGACTTgacctccttcttcttgcgcACCATACGCGGCTTCTTACTCGGCGTCTCGATCTCGCCATCCTCATCAGAAGCGCGCTTCGACGGCGTAGACTTGCCCTTCTTAGCCGAAGCAGTCGTGCCGCCAGGCAGTTCCCATCCGAGCTCCTCGTACACCTTCTTCTGCTTCGCGCGCAGCACGCCGATACGGTTGCGGATCGCGCCGCCGGTGGCGCCTGCTGGGGTTAGTATGCGTGAGACAAGGGCTGCAGGGAGGGGGAGCTGAGGTACCGGGGAATGCTTGGGCGACTTCTTCGAACTCGGAGGTTTGGATGTGGCGGCCTAGAATGATGAGGAGGAGCTTGTTCTCGTTGGCACCCTCCCAGATGAATTTCTGAGGTGTGTTAGTGCGTTGGTTGGAGCGTGTGTGGGGGTGCTTACGCCTTCGCCGCCTTCGCCGCTGGCTGTCTTATTTGGAGGCATGTTTGGTAGCGTTAGTGCGATTGGAAAATGTGATATCTTGGCGTGAAGCTGAGAGATGCAAAGTGTGGAGCTTGAGCTTGGAGTGTGGAAGGTGAGAGACAGAGGGATATGTCGAGAGCCCAACCTTTATACACCTGGCCACTATCTCTGATCGGAGCAAGGAAGTCAAAGTGAAGGTGAGAGTCCCGCGACTCTCGTTTTGCAGCGTGAATCGGTAGGCGACTCAGTACCTCACCTTCACCTCATCTGGCCCCTCATCATCACCGTGAACACGCCGCCGATCACGCATATCCATTTGACTTCACTCTTCCCGCCCTCGAGCTTCCTCAACCATCCACAGACTTTTCGTTTTCACAGTCTTTGCACACAGACACCCAAATCCTCACCACCATGCCTCCCAAGAAAACCCCCAGCGAAGCAGGCGAGACGGTGCGCCCTTCTGTTAGCATCCCACACCCTCCTCACCCCTCACTAACTTGCAACAGAAGTTCGGCTGGACAGCAGAGAATGACCGTCTAGTACCTCTCTCCTtttccctctccctctctctcgATCTCACGAGTAGCTCACATGCCAACGCTCGCAGCTTCTGATTCTGACCATGGGCCGAACGCTCACTACGGACGACTACAGTAGACTCGTCGATGCTATACGTGAGTCTTGATTCTCAGTTCCCCATCTTCtgtccatccatccatccatccatccatccatccatccatccatccctCCATCCCTCCATCCATCGTCCTCCCTCCCCAGTTCTCCACTGCGTCTCAGCAAACAAAGACAACATCGCCTCGCCCCGCACCGCCTCGCACGGAGCTAACACGGAATCGCCAGCGGGCTCAAACTACAACGGCGTCCGCATCCGCGCGAGCAGGATGCGCATCGAGCAGCGCAGCAGGTTCGAGGCGCTGGGATGGCGCAACGTCGAGGGTGTTGTCAAGGGCGTGAAGATCAATGCTAAAGCTAACACCGTACTCGCTGCTGCTGGGATCGAGGGTTCCGAGCGCACTGCGAAGATGACTGCGGAGACTGCGGAGATTGCGGAGACTGCGAAGACGACGTCCACGAAGCGCAAGACCAATTCTGAGACCGACggcgacgacaacgacagcAAGTGCGATGTCGAGACGCGGGGCGAAGCCAAGAAGGCCAGGGTGAAGAAGGGAGGGGAGCGCAGTGGGGCTGCAGAGGTGGCGAAGCAGGAGGAGGGCGAAGAAGATGAGGATGGAGGTGGTGAGATCAAGATTGAAGTCTAGGAAGGGGGTTCTTTTTCCTACTGGCATGGGTGACGTTGAGATGCATGTCACTCCGTGAACCTACGAGGTCGAGGGTGGAGTGATTGGAGTGCTATGCGGGACCGGCGTACATGAGAAGGAGATCGCTGATCTGATCTACACGAGCGAGGTGAGATTCCAGAAGCGGAACAAAATTTGTGAATTCAGTCTTCATTTCGAGTCGTAAGTGGTGTGGTCTACTCCTGCTCGCCCAAAAACAGATCCAGAACCCTGATCATCCTCTCCTTTCTAATCGCCTTGTCCTTTTCTTTCATCCGCTTGTCCTCGTTGGACCGGAAGATGGCGTCCGCGAAGACTACACAGTAGTTTCGCACGACCAGCTGCCTGACCGCTTCGCCAGCGACCTTGCTCAGCGTCCGCCTGTGCACTTTGGCCTGCGGGCTGCTGGGCATCTCGATGCTCTTGCGCGGGGCGTCAGGCGCCGGTGCACTTGCGGTCGAGATCTGCGCGACGAGATTCTGCAGGAAGGAGAGCAAGAGGAGGAAGGTTGCGTTGTGGGGAGGTTGAGATGCCATGATTTCCAGCACGGCCATCTTCTGGTCGTCGCGCTCGAGCTGTTGTTTACTCTTCTCCTGCGAGACAATGCTGGTCTCGAGGTGTTTCCAAAGATCCTTTGTGACGACGCCGTCTTCGAGACTGGAGAGGAACGTCATCAGGACGGCAGCTAGGAGCTCGACTCTTTGCGGCGCTGGGGTTGCCGGGTCGAATGCGGGCGCGAAGGGTGAGTCGGTGTCTAGCGCATCGTAGAGGTCTGCAAGCTCGTTTTCGTGCTGCTCCTCCCAGGCCGCGCCGTTCGCGCTCGTCTTGACAAATGGCCAACCCGCGTTATCCATCCACGGCGCCCTCTCATCTTCAGATGACTTGGTCATATCCCACTCTGCGAGCGCGCGCTCAGTCAGGTCTTCTATCGCCTCCGTCAGCCTGAATATTTCTCGCGGCACCGACCATTTTACCGTTTCGCTTGCGCTCGGCATCTGGTGCTGCAGTCTCCTGATTCCACCTTCAGGTATCT encodes:
- a CDS encoding Peptidyl-prolyl cis-trans isomerase pin4; this translates as MYSTYDQQSSRSPGSHRNQPGTLNRMPSRQFDAYQQQLGQSSLYPQHDDHQRPYDQQRPYNDRLNNTVHAASAYAYDMAPHQGWNTNAFAQNSLGSLGGAAGQRMKSQTRGGGRSALPAGWMEPPQQQQQQQQQQQQQQQQQQQQPQGLPSFALPGLGNGNASAMLNTGYGHDVDEELIPTAIVIKNIPFAVKKEQLVQLMTDLRLPLPYAFNYHFDNGVFRGLAFANFTTAEETATVIESMNHFELNGRKLRVEYKKMLPLAERERIEREKRERRGQLEEQHRPLGGQLHSQASFGSLASHSHIPAASPSPVSAMRQQKMGMAHNGASERVASAPVDVDLNDPQILQFYSQLLLFKESPERDSMTFPSSLAPPQRRIIHTLAHQLDLAHVSKGSGDTRQVHIFKVHNNQGLSPPMPQMPTSHPTEQPGRRGLNRAATTDFSDVRASEGFYSAFGRQASSLLGFPDSPGGLNAVPNLRGAKSYADLRSYTPSPAPSTASHPVGRPGGISLEGLGFSGSNTNPNGTPTAGSMPQRDDGLLERQLERMTLGGTFGQSGSSPRSLRQMTSWENPGPIGGHRAFSSNYDDRPSRQPRGPLPERGQGFSRPRQNGHQGRGSDELSSQSNVEILVGQ
- a CDS encoding ubiquitin fusion degradation protein, with product MAAYQALRRGGPRRFDEYFRCYPIAMLPGPDRADANHGGKVFLPPSALDKLTRLHITYPMLFELINGAQDGKKTHAGVLEFIAEEGKIYLPYWIMQTLLLEPGDLLQVKSTDIPLGTFIKLQPQDSSFLEISDPKAVLENAFRNFACLTKGDIFTFGYNDSVYSVAVLEAKPEHPSQAVCTIETDLSVDFAPPVGYKEPERTSGTSTPRSVMAGKGGTLHSQGTMAQAINYAAIAPSASTAAAGAKAVSSNFLTGGHKLSKKGSKAPTPQASTPIAGQSTNPPPTVRRTNGPQPLRLAPGKLFFGYEIKPVKNKEGADEGEQKQSKHFDGAGNTLRKKKGDK